A section of the Rhizobium sp. BG4 genome encodes:
- a CDS encoding DUF3563 family protein, with translation MFGPIKKIARALRAPNAQEREMAYLNGSYDRIDLEYRQRQVDRGLFRTR, from the coding sequence ATGTTTGGTCCTATCAAGAAAATCGCCCGCGCTCTTCGCGCTCCGAATGCTCAGGAACGTGAAATGGCCTACCTGAACGGCTCGTACGACCGTATCGATCTTGAGTATCGTCAGCGTCAGGTTGACCGCGGTCTGTTCCGTACCCGTTAA